A portion of the Fibrobacter sp. UWB16 genome contains these proteins:
- a CDS encoding EAL and HDOD domain-containing protein — protein sequence MARQPILDRDGNIFAYELLFRDSPSSDTAIIASDLQATAQVLENILNSIGLTRLVGESKAFINCSREILLDNLFGLLNPDRFVLEILEDVAVDENLIRAIQRHKSLGFELALDDFIMSDEYIRRFEPLFEHVSYVKMDLVDNSPEDIEKASQFFKARNIKLLAEKVEDEPTYKRCKDIGYDYFQGFYFAKPEIVTGQKIDATSAAILEIIKLLRTRPTLEVLCDEFDKHPDISANLLQFVNSDVRNKPVIESVKGAIVWVGMKHIQEWLTIMLYAHLDSRS from the coding sequence TTGGCACGTCAACCAATTCTTGACCGAGATGGAAACATCTTCGCGTATGAATTGCTATTCCGAGACTCGCCAAGTAGCGATACCGCAATAATCGCAAGCGACTTGCAGGCGACCGCCCAGGTGCTCGAGAACATCTTGAACAGCATCGGGCTTACACGCCTCGTCGGTGAAAGTAAGGCGTTCATCAACTGCAGTCGCGAGATTCTCCTCGACAACTTATTCGGGCTTTTAAACCCCGACCGCTTCGTCCTCGAAATTCTCGAAGACGTCGCTGTAGACGAGAACCTCATCCGCGCCATTCAGCGCCACAAGTCTCTCGGCTTTGAACTTGCTCTCGATGACTTTATCATGAGCGACGAATACATCCGCCGTTTTGAGCCATTGTTCGAACATGTCTCTTACGTGAAGATGGACCTGGTCGACAACTCGCCTGAGGACATCGAGAAAGCATCGCAGTTCTTCAAGGCAAGAAATATCAAGCTGCTCGCCGAAAAAGTCGAAGACGAACCGACATACAAACGTTGCAAAGACATCGGCTACGATTACTTCCAGGGATTCTATTTTGCAAAACCCGAAATCGTAACAGGCCAAAAGATCGACGCAACATCTGCCGCCATCCTAGAAATCATCAAGCTCTTGCGCACACGCCCGACGCTCGAAGTCCTCTGCGATGAATTCGACAAGCACCCGGACATTTCGGCGAACCTTTTGCAGTTCGTGAATTCTGACGTGCGCAACAAGCCCGTCATCGAAAGCGTCAAAGGCGCCATCGTCTGGGTGGGCATGAAGCACATCCAGGAATGGCTCACGATCATGCTGTACGCGCATTTGGACTCCCGCTCATGA
- the recR gene encoding recombination mediator RecR — protein sequence MAHDHAVRAFGLPLMNVEPQSLENLISEFASLPGIGLKTARRLAYHMLSRKKGDVERFADSLMQAAEKVHPCPRCHAFTDEDICPTCRAREGAKSICVVEKNSDILPFERSSVHKGLYFVLGGVISPLDGIGPEALHLPQLVERIKAENIEELVLALGSSPEADSTALMIDRMLAGVNVKRTRLARGIPMGSDLEFIDEVTMLRAFEGRVSL from the coding sequence ATGGCTCACGATCATGCTGTACGCGCATTTGGACTCCCGCTCATGAACGTAGAACCGCAAAGCCTAGAAAACCTGATTTCTGAATTCGCCTCCCTCCCGGGAATTGGCCTGAAGACGGCACGCCGCCTCGCCTACCACATGCTTTCGCGCAAGAAAGGCGATGTCGAACGCTTTGCCGATAGCTTAATGCAGGCCGCCGAAAAGGTCCACCCGTGCCCGCGCTGCCACGCCTTCACCGACGAAGACATCTGCCCCACATGCAGGGCCCGCGAAGGCGCCAAGTCCATTTGCGTTGTCGAAAAGAATTCGGACATTCTGCCGTTCGAACGTTCGTCTGTCCATAAAGGCCTTTACTTTGTCCTCGGCGGTGTGATTTCCCCGCTCGACGGCATCGGCCCCGAAGCGCTCCACCTGCCGCAACTCGTGGAACGCATCAAAGCAGAAAACATCGAAGAGCTGGTCCTTGCACTCGGTTCTAGCCCCGAAGCCGACAGCACAGCACTCATGATCGACCGCATGCTCGCCGGCGTCAACGTCAAACGCACCCGCCTTGCCCGCGGCATCCCGATGGGCAGCGACCTGGAATTCATCGACGAAGTTACCATGCTTCGCGCATTCGAAGGGAGAGTTTCCTTATGA
- a CDS encoding ABC transporter permease, with the protein MEKTRLKNWQKMTPVGRLFHTLGIFILKTRMGQLIALFLRTVASLFDKSHNFKSDSRNIILQTFFTGVEIFPPLFAVATLFGTVVIIYLFSLMDKMGFSNNIGTLIVVIIIRELSPIFTAFLIAGRTGSSLTTYIGSMVINSEVDALATMGINPIRYLVMPSVIGGTIAMIIMNIIFSTSAIGAGFLLTKGIIFITGNAPNVQITWSYLSTEIIKALTKPDFVFAIVKPLIFGIIITINACYQALNIKRDIRQVPKATSRSVIMSFLYIVFADALFLMYFVKDYMQNLSAII; encoded by the coding sequence ATGGAAAAGACGCGACTTAAAAACTGGCAAAAGATGACTCCCGTCGGGCGTTTATTCCACACGCTCGGGATATTCATCTTGAAAACAAGAATGGGGCAGCTCATAGCCCTGTTTCTCCGCACAGTAGCGTCCCTTTTCGACAAAAGCCACAACTTCAAGAGCGACTCCCGCAACATCATCTTGCAGACGTTCTTCACCGGTGTCGAAATTTTTCCGCCGCTCTTTGCCGTCGCTACGTTGTTCGGAACCGTCGTCATTATCTACCTATTCTCCCTCATGGACAAGATGGGCTTTTCAAATAACATCGGCACCCTCATCGTGGTGATCATCATCCGCGAACTGAGTCCCATCTTCACAGCGTTCCTCATCGCAGGCCGTACAGGCTCCTCGCTGACCACGTACATCGGCAGCATGGTTATCAATTCCGAAGTAGACGCTCTTGCGACCATGGGCATCAACCCCATCCGTTACCTTGTCATGCCTAGCGTAATTGGTGGTACTATCGCAATGATCATCATGAATATCATCTTTAGTACAAGCGCTATCGGAGCAGGATTCCTCCTTACGAAGGGAATCATTTTCATTACCGGAAACGCCCCCAACGTGCAAATTACCTGGAGCTACCTCTCTACAGAAATTATCAAGGCGCTCACCAAACCGGACTTTGTCTTTGCGATTGTGAAGCCCCTTATCTTTGGCATCATCATTACAATCAACGCATGCTACCAAGCACTGAACATCAAGCGAGATATTCGCCAAGTTCCCAAGGCAACATCCCGCTCTGTCATCATGTCCTTCCTCTACATCGTTTTTGCCGACGCCTTATTCTTGATGTACTTCGTTAAAGACTACATGCAGAACCTTTCAGCAATTATCTAA
- the hisG gene encoding ATP phosphoribosyltransferase codes for MIKVALPNKGMLFEPTQELLKACGYKASKPYKTLTQIDSKNGIEFFFLRPSDIPMYVGRGIIDAGITGIDFNAEAKSPAVKVLDLPFGASKLCAAVPNESPIQSLAELKDATIATSFPNIVEGYYKKKMDFVVLEGAVEISVSLGVANAIVDVVETGTTLKQAGLRIIGEPLFRSNAAIFCNPQKTELEEVNTLIRRIQGKLVAQTYMMIEYDCPSELLSKACEMTPGLDAPTVTKLHGREWYSVKAMVPREEANAIMDKLWDAGARSILLFGIESARI; via the coding sequence ATGATTAAGGTAGCTCTCCCGAACAAGGGCATGCTTTTTGAACCGACCCAGGAACTCCTCAAGGCCTGCGGTTACAAGGCATCCAAGCCCTACAAGACTTTGACCCAGATCGATTCCAAGAACGGCATCGAATTCTTCTTCCTGCGTCCAAGCGACATCCCGATGTACGTGGGTCGCGGTATCATCGACGCAGGCATCACGGGTATCGACTTCAACGCCGAAGCCAAGAGCCCGGCAGTGAAGGTTTTGGACTTGCCCTTTGGCGCATCCAAGCTCTGCGCTGCAGTCCCGAACGAAAGCCCGATCCAGAGCCTTGCCGAACTGAAGGACGCCACCATCGCGACAAGTTTCCCGAACATCGTGGAAGGCTACTACAAGAAGAAGATGGACTTCGTGGTGCTCGAAGGCGCCGTCGAAATTTCCGTGAGCCTCGGTGTCGCAAACGCCATCGTGGACGTTGTCGAAACGGGTACAACGCTCAAGCAGGCCGGTCTCCGTATTATCGGCGAACCGCTCTTCCGCTCTAATGCGGCCATTTTCTGCAACCCGCAGAAGACAGAACTCGAAGAAGTCAACACGCTCATCCGCCGCATCCAGGGCAAGCTCGTCGCCCAGACGTACATGATGATCGAGTACGACTGCCCCTCCGAACTTCTCTCTAAGGCTTGCGAAATGACTCCGGGTCTCGACGCCCCGACAGTGACGAAGCTCCACGGTCGTGAATGGTACTCCGTGAAGGCCATGGTGCCGCGCGAAGAAGCCAACGCCATCATGGACAAGCTCTGGGACGCAGGCGCCCGTAGCATCCTCCTGTTCGGCATCGAAAGCGCACGTATCTAA
- a CDS encoding ABC transporter ATP-binding protein, with translation MLDEALRLEDIYLSTNELSGTMFSIPRAVGYFENIKASNSSDDYQLIAGANLTLKLGETICIGGPSGKGKSAILRMIAGLARPLKGHIYYFGEYIPAERLTALEVAKRQVGFVLQNAALISNLRVIDNIALPLRYHKMGTDEEITKKVNMAMDLMRVRNFAKMFPHELSVGMQKRVAIARSWAMDPKLLLMDEPTAGLDNYNRRNLLPLIDNMRTMFKTSIIIVTHDLMIAKELDCNLVFLHQKKLTEPHSFDYWLHSDSEISKDQFRDLQSVSPNT, from the coding sequence ATGCTAGACGAAGCCCTCAGACTTGAAGATATTTACCTTTCGACAAACGAACTCTCGGGAACGATGTTTTCGATTCCGAGGGCTGTCGGCTATTTTGAGAATATAAAGGCAAGCAATAGCAGTGACGATTACCAGCTCATCGCAGGGGCAAACCTCACGCTAAAACTCGGCGAGACAATTTGCATCGGCGGGCCCTCTGGCAAAGGCAAAAGCGCTATCCTCCGCATGATTGCAGGGCTTGCACGCCCGCTCAAGGGGCATATCTACTACTTTGGCGAATACATCCCGGCAGAACGCCTCACCGCACTCGAAGTGGCCAAGCGCCAAGTCGGTTTTGTGCTACAGAACGCCGCCCTGATATCTAACTTGAGAGTTATCGACAACATTGCGCTCCCGCTTCGCTACCACAAGATGGGCACCGATGAAGAAATCACCAAGAAAGTCAACATGGCCATGGACTTGATGCGCGTACGCAACTTCGCGAAGATGTTCCCGCACGAGCTCAGCGTGGGCATGCAAAAGCGTGTCGCCATCGCTCGTTCCTGGGCCATGGACCCGAAGCTTTTGCTCATGGACGAACCGACCGCAGGGCTTGACAACTACAACCGTCGAAACCTCTTGCCGTTGATTGACAACATGCGAACGATGTTCAAGACGTCCATCATCATCGTCACGCACGACCTCATGATTGCCAAGGAACTGGACTGCAACCTCGTATTCTTGCACCAGAAAAAGCTCACCGAGCCGCACTCCTTTGACTACTGGCTCCATTCGGATAGCGAAATTTCGAAGGACCAGTTCCGCGACCTTCAATCCGTTTCACCCAATACTTAA
- a CDS encoding OmpA family protein, with protein MNLVKTIGRILPVALSLSVLVACGDKKTEKPAPVKQPEPVKVEAPAPEEPAPFDFSKISAVKGSSQEFLTENAAVAAFLNDAFAKVENGQATSIEFPNVSGLFELASAELSSEGRAVIATFGSKLAQTNMDASVLVEGYTCDLGSVAYNDELSQRRAETAKAELSKYIPSSKITAKWYGKRLFKKIKYSTREEHRRVNIRIQ; from the coding sequence ATGAATCTGGTAAAAACAATTGGTCGTATTCTTCCGGTAGCCCTCTCGCTCTCTGTCCTCGTTGCTTGCGGCGATAAGAAAACAGAAAAGCCTGCTCCAGTAAAGCAGCCCGAACCGGTCAAGGTTGAAGCTCCGGCTCCTGAAGAACCGGCACCATTCGACTTCTCCAAGATTTCTGCCGTCAAGGGCTCCTCTCAGGAATTCCTGACCGAAAATGCCGCCGTTGCCGCATTCTTGAACGATGCTTTCGCCAAGGTTGAAAATGGCCAGGCCACTTCAATCGAATTCCCGAATGTCAGCGGTCTCTTTGAACTCGCTAGCGCAGAACTCAGCAGCGAAGGCCGTGCCGTTATCGCAACGTTCGGCTCTAAGCTCGCTCAGACCAACATGGACGCATCTGTGCTCGTCGAAGGCTACACCTGCGACCTCGGCTCTGTCGCTTACAACGACGAACTTTCTCAGCGCCGTGCAGAAACGGCCAAGGCTGAGCTCTCCAAGTACATCCCGTCTTCCAAGATCACTGCTAAGTGGTATGGCAAGCGCTTGTTCAAGAAGATCAAGTACAGCACCAGAGAAGAACATCGCCGCGTGAACATCCGCATCCAGTAA
- the yihA gene encoding ribosome biogenesis GTP-binding protein YihA/YsxC encodes MSTKEKVVHQAPVEVGGYTVRSAKFVKAAVNLKGLPEEHLPQIAFLGRSNVGKSSLMNTLMGQKKLVKISSTPGKTRELNFFKVNDEFFLVDLPGVGFAKVNNAKRDQMSDFIREYVEKCKDLKGLIYLVDIRHGGTPIDIETVESIRATGCPVLVVASKRDKVNQSELAKGLRDIQQRLDLDQKPLCVSSLKKTGLDELWTEILEAIHSDNGKDAT; translated from the coding sequence ATGAGTACAAAAGAAAAAGTCGTCCACCAGGCCCCCGTCGAAGTTGGCGGTTACACTGTCCGTTCGGCAAAGTTTGTCAAGGCCGCCGTGAACCTCAAGGGTCTCCCCGAAGAACATCTCCCGCAAATTGCCTTCCTCGGACGCTCCAATGTGGGCAAGTCCTCGCTCATGAACACCCTCATGGGCCAGAAAAAGCTCGTGAAAATCAGTTCGACCCCCGGAAAAACGCGCGAATTGAATTTTTTCAAAGTCAATGACGAATTTTTTCTTGTAGATTTACCAGGTGTAGGGTTCGCTAAAGTCAACAATGCAAAGCGCGACCAGATGTCCGACTTTATCCGAGAATACGTCGAGAAGTGCAAGGACCTCAAGGGACTTATCTACCTCGTAGATATCCGCCACGGAGGAACGCCCATCGACATCGAGACAGTCGAAAGCATCCGCGCCACGGGCTGCCCCGTGTTGGTTGTCGCTAGCAAGCGAGACAAGGTGAACCAATCCGAACTCGCCAAGGGGCTCCGCGACATCCAGCAGCGCCTGGACCTCGACCAAAAGCCACTTTGCGTCAGTTCACTCAAAAAAACCGGGCTCGATGAACTCTGGACCGAAATCCTAGAGGCAATACATAGCGATAATGGAAAAGACGCGACTTAA
- the pyrC gene encoding dihydroorotase has protein sequence MFLPLPDDFHAHLRQGELMPGYVRDLVAQFGRAIIMPNTVPAMTSAKAIADYKKQILEAAAPVRPDFEPLMTFKLNPNYTEQDLNDMMAVGVVAGKYYPAGVTTNSADGISDFEAVFPVVAMMEKLGLVLCVHGEEPGEFCLDREPAFIKRVETLAEKFPKLRIVFEHLSSAKSVEAVKRLPANVAATFTVHHLMMTLDDIVGDALRPHHFCKPLPKRPEDRKAIREAAFSGNPKFFLGTDSAPHQQGKKECPCGAAGVYSAPVAIPLLVQEFDRAGALDKLPNFIAGFGADFYHLPRTTKQIEVVKESWTVPAVVNGVVPLAAGQTLEWKLK, from the coding sequence ATGTTCCTTCCATTACCAGACGATTTTCATGCGCACTTGCGCCAGGGCGAACTCATGCCCGGTTATGTCCGCGATCTCGTAGCCCAGTTTGGCCGCGCCATCATCATGCCGAATACCGTACCCGCGATGACAAGCGCAAAAGCGATTGCAGACTACAAAAAACAGATTCTCGAAGCCGCCGCCCCGGTGCGCCCGGACTTTGAACCACTCATGACATTCAAGCTGAACCCGAACTACACGGAACAGGACTTGAACGACATGATGGCCGTAGGCGTTGTCGCAGGCAAGTACTACCCCGCAGGCGTGACGACCAACAGTGCAGACGGCATCAGCGATTTCGAAGCCGTTTTCCCGGTTGTCGCGATGATGGAAAAGCTCGGCCTTGTACTTTGTGTACACGGCGAAGAGCCAGGTGAATTCTGCCTGGACCGCGAACCCGCCTTTATCAAGCGCGTCGAAACGCTCGCCGAAAAGTTCCCGAAGCTCCGCATCGTGTTCGAGCACCTGAGCAGCGCAAAGTCTGTGGAAGCCGTGAAGCGACTCCCCGCAAACGTCGCCGCCACATTTACGGTACACCACCTGATGATGACTCTCGACGATATCGTCGGCGATGCACTGCGCCCGCACCACTTCTGCAAGCCTTTACCAAAGCGCCCCGAAGACCGCAAGGCCATCCGCGAAGCCGCCTTCAGCGGAAACCCGAAGTTCTTCCTCGGTACCGATTCCGCCCCGCACCAGCAGGGCAAAAAGGAATGCCCGTGCGGCGCCGCTGGCGTTTACAGCGCACCGGTCGCCATCCCGCTTTTGGTACAGGAATTTGACCGCGCAGGCGCCCTCGACAAGCTCCCAAACTTTATCGCAGGATTCGGTGCAGACTTTTACCACCTCCCGCGCACGACAAAGCAAATCGAAGTTGTCAAGGAATCGTGGACTGTCCCAGCCGTTGTAAATGGCGTTGTACCGCTCGCCGCCGGGCAGACGCTCGAATGGAAACTTAAATAA